AAGAAGTCGAACCATGTCGAGTGAGGGAAATTTACCCTATTTTAGAGAAAAAAATGCCAAACTTTCTTTGGAAAGTAATGCTGATATTGTCATTATCATGCTAGGAACAAATGACTCTAAACCAAGAAATTGGAATGAAGCTACTTATAAAAAAGATTATATTGCAGCTATAAAAAGGTATCAAAATATGCCAAGTCATTCTAAAGTTTATATCATGATACCACCTAGGGTTTTCGTCACCCATAAGTCTGATAATGCCCCTAGAAATAGTATTGTAAATGGCATCTTACGACAATTAACCCCTCAAATTGCTAAAGAAACTGGTGTTACTTATATCGACCAGTATAGTGTTACTAAATCTCATCCAGAATGGTTTGCTGATAACCTACATCCCGATGTCAGAGGAAATAAAGCAATGGTGGCTCAAATTCTTAAAAAATGGAAAGAAGTTGGTCAAATAAAATAAAAATAAGCACTTAAGTGCTTATTTTTTATTTTCATAGAAATCTAGAAAATCTCTAAAGTGTCGTGCCCAATACTTTTCATGATGAGTTTCATGAGATTGAATCATTAGTTTGATATTGTTAATAGGGTGCCCTTGTTTTAGTAATAATTGATAGTAGTTTAGGCTGTTATCAATATAGTGTTGACTATCATTGATAATAGCTTTTAATTCTCGTTTTTGACCATTAATATCGCCTTCGTTGGTTCCCACTTGGATGAAGACTTTTGTTGTTGGTAATAAAGGATGATTTTGACAAAAAGTCAAAAAAGGTGGTTCATTAAACCAAGATGCCAATGAAAAA
This Streptococcus urinalis 2285-97 DNA region includes the following protein-coding sequences:
- a CDS encoding GDSL-type esterase/lipase family protein: MPKKKTILITFLAIILGLVGLKELISYQVMYPKVLTKKSGPIKIAAVGDSITFGSGVLGHRDSESYPALLASELGKKYQVSNYGLRSRTMSSEGNLPYFREKNAKLSLESNADIVIIMLGTNDSKPRNWNEATYKKDYIAAIKRYQNMPSHSKVYIMIPPRVFVTHKSDNAPRNSIVNGILRQLTPQIAKETGVTYIDQYSVTKSHPEWFADNLHPDVRGNKAMVAQILKKWKEVGQIK